Within Runella rosea, the genomic segment AAATCACAAGAAATACAATACCAATCCAATCACTATTTTCGCTTTTTAAATTAAATATATATACATATATATTTTCAAAAAAAAAATAAAAAATTGTTGACAATACTATAAACATAATACCAACAAAAATTACAAAAATATATGAATTGGTAAAATATAAAGAAGCCTGCAAATATCTTTTTTCTTCTAAATGACCTGAAACTTTATTCTTTATTACATTATTTACACCAAAGTCAAGTATTTGAGTTAAAACAAAAAAAGAAATAATTGACAAATAAGTACCATAATTATCTTTATCAATAACATCTATAATGCTAGGAATAATAAGAAACCCTATCGCTGCTCCCCCAGCTCTTGAAAGAAAGGATAGTAATATATTAATTGATAAATTACTATCCTTTCTTTTAGGATATAGATATTTTTTTATGAACATCTTTTTGCTTACATTTTTTTAATAATTCTTGATGGATTTCCTACCACAGAACAATTATCAGGTATATTTTTTACAATAATTGTTCCAGCACCAATCCTAACATTATTTCCTATAACAACCCCTCCAATAATACATACATTCGAGCCAATATCTACATTATTGAAAATTATAGGGCAATCATCTTGTTTTCCATTATTTCCAATTGTTGTATTTTGCCTTAACGTACAATTATTGCCAATTACAGTTTTTTCATTTATTACAAGTCCTTGACCATGTAACAATCTTAAGTTATATCCAATTTTCACCCCCCCACCCATTTCCACTCCTAATATCCATTCCACAACAATTTTATATATTACTCCATATGGAAGTAAAATCACATTTAAAATTTTATTTAATTTTCTTAACCTATTAATTCTAAAAAGTAACATTATGAATCTACCCTTAGTATTACCTTTATTTGATTTCCAATCTTGAAAAATACCAAAAGACATTTTACAAAAAATTAAATTAAGATTTTATATATACTCTCGAAATCTTCTTTTTTTAAAGATTTACCCATTATTAAACTGGTTTAAAGTATTTTTTAAACCAACTACTAAACTCTTTAACACCCTCCTCAAGTCTGACAGTGGGTTTATAATTAGTAATTCTCTCTAATTTTTCTTGACTTGCCCAAGTCCTTGGAACATCGCCTGGTTGCATTGGTAAATAAGTTTTTAATGCAGTTTCACCGAACGCTAACTCTAACTCATTAATAAATTCAAGAAGACTTACGGGAGATCCATTACCAATATTTAACACTCTATACATAGGTTGCTCTTTAAATTCAGTTGTTAATGTTTTCACAACCCCATCAACAATATCCTTTACGTTTGTAAAATCCCTTTGCATATCACCATGATTGAAAACCTTTATTGTTTTTTTTTCCAAAATTGATTTTGCAAATAACATAGGGGCCATATCTGGTCTTCCCCAAGAACCATAAACAGTAAAAAAGCGTAAACATGTAATTGGAATATTATATAAATGGCTATAGGCATATGCCATCAACTCATTACTTTTTTTAGTAGCAGCATATAAACTTACTGGTGAATTCACACTATCTTCTTCAACAAATGGGATTTTAGCATTTGCTCCATATACAGAAGATGAAGATGCATGTATTAAGTGTTTGACACTGTAATTACGGCAAGCTTCTAAGATGTAGTGAAATCCAATTATGTTAGATTGCACGTAAACATCTGGATTTTCAATTGAATAACGTACCCCTGCTTGAGCTGCAAGATTTATTACATAATCAAATTTTTCAGTTTGAAATAAACTAAAGAGCTGTTGTTTGTCTTCTAAATTCATTCTTACAAATCTATAAGAACTATTTTTTTTACTTTCTAATGGTTGAAACCATTTGACCATTTCTTGATCAATTCCAGACTCTTTAAGTCGAGCATATTTTAACTGTGGCGAGTAATAATCATTAATATTATCTAAGCCAACTACACAAAACCCCTCACTTAAAAGTTTTTCTACAGTATGATATCCGATGAAACCGGCACTTCCTGTCACAAGTACTTTCATAACGTTATTGTATTTAATTTAAATTTATTCGTAATAATTCAACACCCCAAATCCTTCTTTCAGTAACAATTGATCTTTTTGGAAGAGTCGCAAGTCAGCAGTAGCCATATCTTCAATCAGCATATCGAGCGTATGCTTAGGTTTCCAGCCCAATTTTTCCATGGATTTGGTTGGGTCACCGATGAGTAGCTCTACTTCGGTGGGGCGATAATAGCGCGGGTCAATTTTAAGAATAACGGTTCCTTCTTTTAAATGGTCACCGATGGGAATGCCCAATTCCTGCAAACGCAGGGTATCAATGGAAGCAATCGTGCCCACCTCATTGGCTTCGGTCCCTGTAAACGCCACCTCCACGCCTAAAAAGGCAAAGGTTTTACGGATAAACTCCCGTACGCGGGTGGTAACGCCCGTGGCAATCACAAAGTCTTCGGGGGTTTCCTGCTGTAAGATGAGGTACATGGCCTCTACGTAGTCTTTGGCGTGGCCCCAGTCGCGTTGGGCGTCGATGTTACCCATGTAGAGAGCGTCCTGCAACCCCAGCACAATTTTGGCCGCAGCGCGGGTGATTTTGCGGGTTACGAAGGTTTCTCCGCGCAACGGTGATTCGTGGTTAAACAAAATTCCGTTGGTGGCAAACATCCCGTAGGCTTCGCGGTAGTTGACCGTAATCCAGTAGGCATAGAGTTTGGCAACGGCGTAGGGCGAGCGCGGATAAAAAGGCGTGGATTCTGATTGGGGAACGGCCTGCACCAAACCGTACAACTCAGAGGTGGACGCCTGGTAGATGCGGGTTTTTTGGGCAAGTCCTAACAAACGTACCGCTTCCAAAATGCGGAGGGTACCGATTCCGTCGGCGTTGGCGGTGTATTCGGGCTCGTCGAAGCTCACTTTTACGTGGCTCATGGCCGCAAGGTTGTAGATTTCGTCAGGCTGCACCTCCTGTATGATCCGGGTCAAGTTCATGGAATCGGTCAAGTCGCCGTAGTGTAAGATAAAACGGGGATTTTCGACGTGCGGGTCTTCGTAGAGGTGATCAATGCGGTCGGTATTGAACATCGAACTTCTGCGCTTGATACCGTGTACGGTATAACCTTTACTTAATAAAAGCTCGGAAAGATAGGCGCCATCTTGACCAGTGACGCCCGTGATGAGGGCTACTTTATTTGTCATAACGTTGAGTAATTAATGAGTAACAAATTTGTACTTTTTCAGTACAGAAAATTTAAAATCAAGAATGATTCAGAAAAGAAAATTGTCATTATTGGCAACAAAAAGACAAGTTTAATCTAATCATTTATGCATTTTTTTATAATTTAATAATAACTTAAAATAGTCCTAAACTTAGTAACTTTACTTTAAATTCTGTATTTTTTTTAGCTTTTTTCTCGCTTATCTTCTACTAAAGTACAAAAAAAAGTAATAACGGCAAATACTTATCTAAAAAAATTACAAATTATTTACTTTCTTTTTGGTAAAATAAACGGATAAAAGATTGATTTGCATTATTTCAATATACGTTCAAGTTTATTCACGCAAAGATGCTAAGGAACAAAGGTTTTATTTGACATAAGTATTTCTTTGTATCTCCGCGCCTTTGCGTGAGAAAAATCAAGCTTTGTTCAACACCCGCTTCCAAAGGGGTTTGGGGGTATCTCCGTAGTAACCCTGTCCGTAACCGTATCCATAACCGTAGCCATAACCGTAACCGTACCCATAACCTCCCGATCCTTTCACCCCATTGTAAATGATGGCCATGGAGGGCATCTTCTGTTCGCGGTAGAGAATGGCCAAAGGTCCCAAGGCAAATTTGGGCGTTTTTTCGTGGCGTATGATATAAAGGGTTGCGTCCACCAAAGGGGCAATCAGTAAGGCATCGGTCACCAGACCGTTGGGCGAACAGTCAATAAAGATGTACTCATAACGGCTTCCCAGTTCCAGCATCAAATCGGCCATCTTAGAGCTACCAATCAATTCAGCGGGATTAGGAGGAATGGGACCACTCGGAATAAAGCTGAGGTTCTCAATCTTGGTCTCAAAACTTACATCCTCTACCTTCTTTTTGCCAATGAGGTAATTGACCAAACCCACTTCATTGTTCATGGCCAAGTATTCGTGCAATTTGGGTTTACGAATATCGGCGTTGACCAAGACCACTTTGTGCCCCGCTTTCGCCAAGCTTGACGCCAAGTTAAGCGCCACAAAGCTTTTCCCTTCTCCTGATATGGTGGAGGTAATCAGGATTTTCTTGGTTGCTTTTTCGGTCTTTAACAAATAGCTCAGGTTCGTGCGTAAGGTACGAAACTGTTCGATGATGATATTGCGGCTGTTGGTATCCAACAAAGGCCCCTCCACGTTTTTGGGTTTTTGGGCCACTTCGCCCAAAATCGGAATTCCCTTCACCTTGTCTTCAATTTCAATCCGGGACTCAATCTTGTCGTTGAGCATGCTACGCACGTTGATGAACGCAAACGGAATACCTAACCCCGCCAACAAAGCAATCAGGTACACAATGTTTCCTTTGGGTTTTACAGGCGATGGCGTGCTGTAAGGCTCATCTACTATTCGGCTATCGGTCACCGTGGAAGCGTACGATATGGCGGTTTCTTCGCGTTTTTCCAACAAAAGCAGGTACAGGCTTTCTTTGATTCCCTGCTGCCGCTTAATGTTTACAAACTCCCTTTCTTTGCGCGGAATGGTGCGGATGGAAGACTCAAAACGCGTATTCAGGTTTTGCAGGCTGTTGCGGGTAATGATCAAACCCTGCTTTTGGTTCATGATGTTTTCCCGAATGGCCGCTTTGGTGTTGGCGATTTGGGTCGTTACCGTTTCCAACAGGGGGTTACTGGCTTGCGTGGTGCGGGCGTATTTTTCGCGTTGGTTGTCCAGTTCGTTGAGTTTGGAGAGCAGGCCCGTAAGTACGGGGTCGGTCACCATCAACGTAGCGGGCGCAATTCCCAATTGGCTACTTTTTAAGTAGGCATCCACTCCTTCAAGAATTTTTAACTGAATATCTACTTCGTTGAGTTTGCCGTCGTTTTCTTTCACTTTCTCCAGAAACAGGTTGGCTTCTGCACTCAAATCGGTGATTCCTTGGCTACTTTTATAGACTTCTACGTCTTTTTCCACATCACCCAATTCCCCCGTAATGAGCCGCAGACGGTCGTCAATGAAGGTCATGGTATTGGTGGCCTCGCGGTTTTTGTCGGTCAGGGCCGAATAGGTGTACGCGTCCAATAACTTTGCTAAGATGGCCCGTCCTTTATTGGGTAAAGGATCTTCTATGGTAAGCTTTAAAACTGTACTTTTTTGGTTAAGCAATTCAACCTGAAGAAGTTCCTGATAGTGCTGAATCAGGGATTCTTTATGGGCAAAACGAATCTGAATCAGGTCGTTGTCCTTACGGTACAAAGAATCTACCAAGTAGACCCGAAACTTTCCAAACTCACTTTTTACATTTTGGCTAAAGGTATACTGTCCTTTAGCAGTCCCGCCTTCGTCCTGTAATTCAAACTGATTGCGGTTGATGACCTTGATCCAGAGCGGATCTTTGTAGGCGGCCTCGGTGAGTTCTCCCGCCTGTACCCAGATTGGAGAGGTGCCGAATATTTCAACCGTGGGACGAATATCCCCTTTTTCAAAATAAGAAACCATCAAGTTGAGGTCGGTCACGACCCGTTCCAACAACGCCCGTGATTTCAAGACTTCCACTTCGTTTTCCACGAGTTTGTTACCCGAGAAAAGCTCCAAATCTTTCAGCGCTTCCATACCCCCTACACCGCCTTTCTTTTCATCCTTGATGAGCAAAACGGCACTGCTGCTGTAAATGGGCGTGGCATAACGCAGGTAGAAGAACGCCCCCAGCACCGCAAGCACCACCGAGAGCACAAACCAGTACCAGTAACGAAGGTATTTACCGATAACCAACTTCAGGTTAAATTCTTCCTCCGGTTCTTCCCAAAACTTCGATTCGTTATTCGTCATTTTTATGTCTTTTTCGTTGAGTATTCGGTTGCTGTTATGAGCCTATGGCTTCGGATTATGCCAGTTCAGGTAGTAAGTTTCACTGGTATCCGTTCTTTATTCTATTTCAACAAGTTCAAAATCACCACAATCGTGGTAGCAATGCCCGTGAAAATGGGGATGAGTTGCAATTGCTGAACACGTTGGTCGGTAAATGTTACTTTTCCTTTACTTACATCTACATAAATCACATCATTGTTGCGCAGGTAGTAATAAGGAGAATTAAAGAAATCACGGGATGTCAAGTCAATACGTACAACTTCTCGTTTATCCTTTTCAGTGCGGATTAGCATTACGTTTTTACGCAATCCGTAGATAGTCAGGTCACCCACCATTCCCAAAGCTTCAGGTAGGGATGTATGATCATCAAGTAGGTTAATCACCGCAGGGCGGTTTACTTCACCAATCACTGTAAATTTATGGTTGAGGTAACGTACATTGACAGTAGGTTCTTTGAGATAATTTAACAGGCGTAATTTAATACTATCGCCCGCCTGCGCTAGATTCAGCCCCAATACCTTCACTTTCCCTACCAGAGGCATTTCAATGGCTCCTGTGGAATCCACCAAATAACCTAATGGTTGGCGTCCTGTCATTGCACCACCACCTGCTGCTGCGGGAAATACCGTTGTACTGAGCGCGTTGATGTTGGGGAAATTAAACACCACGTTGGATTCTTCGCTCAAACTGCTTACGGTCACGGCGAGGATGTCATCTGGCTGAATGCGGGTTACCTGTGGCGTAATGGGCGGAAGTACCTGATAAGGCAGCGTATCTGCGCTTTGAAAATAGGTAATCTTGCGCGTATCTACGGTCACACAGGAAGTAAAAAATGTTGAGCTGATTATACCAAGGCAAATGCTCCAACCGCCCAGTATTTTAAAAAATTTACGCATGTATAGTTTGTATTATTTCAATAAATTTCGATAACAATCTTATGAAACTAAGTAACCGCCCTGCACCAAAATGCACGGAATACTTTGTTCAGCCCACAGAAACTATGGCGCTAACTGATTGAGAACAGAACGGGTAGAAAAAAGCACAAATAGCCCTAAAGAGCTAATTTTAGCTTGTTTTCGTTCGATTTTGCGAAAGAACGTTTTAAAATACCCGTAAAGAACAAATGAATGATTTTAACGAAAGAAGTAGGGAGGTCGCTTTTGTGGGAAAGAGCGAATGCAAAAAGACTAGAAATACTTTTCATAACGTTTAATTTTACCATAACAAGAGTGGAAGTACTTAATAGTAAAAAACAAATATGGACAAATATACGCTTATGTCAAGCAACAATGGTAAAAATATTTAAAAAATTTACCGAATGAGTGTCAAACACCCTCCAAATACGCGTATTCAATATCCCAAAAAGTAAAGCAAAATGGGCCTCTGTGCTTTTATTGAAGGGGTTTTCTCAAAATAGAATTTATTTACTAACCCGAATGGTATCTTTCTGAAATTTTAAAGCAAAATCGGCATTATTCACCCTTTAGCACCTTTGCTCCTCCCCGCCTCTGCGTGAAAATAAAAGTCGATTATTAGCCCAAAAAAAAGGTGTCGGTTCAAAAGAACCGACACCCAACAGGAGAAGAATGAGAAATCCTAGTAACGATACAAATCAGATTTGAACGGTCCTTCTACGGTTACCCCGATGTAAGACGCTTGCTCTTCATCCAATGTTTCGAGATGAGCACCGATGTGTCCTAAGTGGAGTTTCGCCACTTTTTCGTCCAAGTGTTTTGGTAAGATATATACTTGCTTGTCGTATTTGCCTGGGTTGGTGTACAATTCAATCTGCGCCAAGGTTTGGTTACAGAAAGAGTTTGACATCACAAACGAAGGGTGGCCCATGGCACAACCCAAGTTCACCAAACGACCTTCGGCCAATACAATGATTTCTTTGCCGTCAATTTCGTACAAATCCACCTGTGGTTTGATTTGAATCTTGGTCTGTCCGTAGTTGGCATTCAACCACGCCATGTCGATTTCGTTGTCGAAGTGGCCGATGTTACACACCACGGCTTTATCACGCATGGTTTTGAAGTGACGCGGCTTGATGATGTTGATGTTACCCGTAGCCGTTACAAAGATATTGGCGCGGGGAGCGGCTTCGTCCATTGTTACAACCTCAAATCCGTCCATTGCCGCTTGCAACGCGCAGATTGGGTCGATTTCGGTCACCAATACGCGGCAACCTGCCCCACGAAGCGATTCAGCAGAGCCTTTACCTACGTCGCCATAACCTGCCACGACGGCTACTTTACCCGCCAACATCAAGTCAGTTGCACGACGGATAGCGTCTACCAATGACTCTTTGCAACCATATTTGTTGTCGAATTTCGATTTTGTCACCGAGTCGTTTACGTTGATGGCTGGCAAATACAAGGTTCCGTTTTTCATACGCTCGTACAAACGGTGAACGCCCGTGGTTGTTTCTTCCGACAAACCACCGATTCCCGCGATCAATTCAGGATAGTTGTCAAACACCATGTTGGTCAAGTCACCACCGTCGTCCAAAATCATGGTGAGGGGATGACGCTCTTCACCGAAGAACAAAGTTTGCTCGATACACCAGTCAAATTCTTCGGCAGTCATGCCTTTCCACGCGTAAACTGAGATACCAGCGGCGGCAATCGCAGCGGCGGCGTGATCTTGGGTAGAGAAGATATTACACGATGACCAAGTTACTTCTGCACCCAAAGCCGTGAGGGTTTCAATCAAAACGGCCGTTTGGATGGTCATGTGCAAACATCCAGCGATGCGTGCACCTTTTAGCGGCTTTGATTCGCCATATTCTACGCGAAGGGCCATCAAACCGGGCATTTCGGCTTCGGCCAAACGAATTTCTTTCCGGCCCCAATCGGCCAAGGTAATGTCTTTTACTTTGTACGGTACGTACGTTCCAGTTGCTGTTGACATGTTATTTATTTGGGATTTCTAATTTTCGATTTCTTACTTCTGATTTCCGACTTCTTATCTTGGGTTTCAGATAAAAATCTCACAAAATTAACCGATAAATGAATGTGAATGCTACATTGGAAGCGGATAAAACAAGGGGGGATTCTAAAAAAAGATAATTTTTGGCATAATTACCCCTAAAAGCACCCATTAATTAGACAATTAGTGGAGAATACCAAAATCAGAAAGATATTTTATCTATTTGGCTATTCTTGGTATTTTTCCACCAACAATTCATCACAGGAGAAAGGGTTGGCGGAGAAAACTCCACCAACGGCGGCAGAAACAACAGAAGGGTTCTTCTACGTTTTTCGTTTCTTCTTCTTTGCCGAAGGGAAAAGAACATTGTTCAGAATAAGCCGATAACCAGGGGAGTGTGGATGAAGGTTGAGGTCGGTAGGCATCCGGTGAAAACCTCGTTGTCCTTCGGGGTCGTGACCACCGTAGAAAGTAAACTGTCCTCGGCCTAACTCCCCGTAGATATAGCGGTCAGAGGCTTTGCTTTGTCCCATCACTAGCACACTTGATTTAACGGTTTTCTTGTTGAAGGCGGTCGTTTGTCCCATAAACTCCCGAATCAGTGTTTCGTGGTTTTGGACGAGCATGGCAGGAATCACATCCCATTTGGCCGAAAAATCAAACAAAGAAAAAAAGCTATTGCTTTCGTCGTTCCACCCTTGGCCAGAAGACGAATTGATGCTAGAAAAAGACATCCCTCCGCGGTATTCGTCGTCACCGAGTTCCAATTTAAAATCTTCAAATGCCAACGTTTTGCTAAAATCAAGTTTAGATTGTGCGTTGGCGTCGATGCCATCACCGTCAAAAATGGACGGTACAATGTCAACACCTTCGGCTGCCAAGGCTACGTCCAGCGACTCCGCACCTGAACACATGGCAAACAAATACCCTCCACCCGCACAAAAGCCCTTGATGGTACGGGCTACGTCGAGCTTGAGCTGAGACACTTTCTTGTACCCGAATTTTTTAGCGATATTTTCCTGCGCCTGAAGGTCTTCAAGGCTCATCCGGCGGCGATTGCGGCCAAATTGCCCCGTAAAATCTTCATGATGGAGGTGCAGCCAATCGTATTTGGCCAAATCGCCTTTCATAATTTCTTCATCGTACACAATCTCAAACGGGATTTCGGCGTATTTGAGCACCAACAAAACGGCATCAGTATCTTCAAACGAGGCCCGGCCCACTTTGATGGGGCTATACACCACGATTTTGGCGGCCTTTTGGAGCTTCACAGCATCCATGTTTACGTCGGGGCTGGTGATTTGGCTCATCATCGAATTGACCGTGGCGTCGGAGATGACTTCGTAGGATACGCCCCGCAAACGGCATTCTTTTTCCACCGCCGATGAATATTTAATCAAAAAACTACCGCCCCGGTAATTGAGCAACCAATCCACCTCCAAATCTTCTTTCAATACCCAATAGGCAACCCCGTACGCTTTCAGGTGGTTGGATTGCTTATCGTCCATCGGAATGAGGACCGAGTTGGCAAGGCTTTTGATGGCCGTCGCCAGAAGCAAAAAGAACAAATACAAAGTTTTCATATCGTCCGTGTGAGTTAGCAGGTTTGTGGACTGGTCGTGTGGGGACTATAAACGAAATGGTTAACGGGAATTAAGCCTTACGGAAACGGTGTACTGAATAAGAACAACGGTGTGCATTTAAAATACTTGAGTACCCAAAAATTTCCTTAACAAAAATAGCAGAAAATTTTATTTTTTCAAGGAAGAAAAGGATTATACTTTTTCTGAAAATTATTTTATGATGGAAGAAAGGCATTAAGGCAAAAACACTGGCAATGAAGTAAATAGGCCGTACGTATGCTCACAAAAGCGCCCTACCTCAACGCGTGGTTAGAGATGAAGAAAATGGACGAGAACCATGGGCAGAGACAAGTACCAAAAAAGGGGAAAGAAGTCACTAAATTTGGCAACGATAACACCGCCAAAGGGCAAACCTATAACAATTGCAAATTTTCAGGGTCAAAAGGCAGGAAATCAACGCCAATGTAAATATCGGCCATTGGAATTTCTATGTCCAATGAATGCAGCGGAATCATACCTTCTAAGTCTGTATAAGCACGGTATTCCCACGTACTCAACTCATTTTTATAGAATACTTCCACAAAGGGCAAACTTTGGTCAATCAAGACATATTCCCGAAAGGACTCCATCATGCGGTAACGCATAAATTTGCCCGCACGGTCGTAAGCCCTGGTTTCTTCCGACAGTACCTCTACAATCAATACTGGATTATTGGCGGCATTTTTAAGTTCCTCAAAAAAAGAAACCCTCCCGCACACCACAGAAACATCCGGGTACACATATTTATTGCGTGACGTGGCCACGCGCAAATCGCTGTTGTATGCGTAACAACGTTTACTCCTCAAATTGATGTTCAATGCTGTACCAGCATTATTGGCAATCAGACTATGCGTAGGGGTTCCGCCAGCCATTGCATACACCTCGCCATCGTGGTATTCATATTTTGTATCAGTTTCTTTTTCTAGCGCTAGGTACTCTTCAATACTTAAACGCTGCTGATATTCGGGCTGTCCCATATTACTTTGTGATTTCTTACCGTAAAATTACAAAAAATCCCGAAGCCTCTTTCGGTTTTGAGAAACCGAAAGCACCCTGAAGTGCAGTCAGGTTCTCAAACCTGATGTTTGGGGGTTGAGAACCTCCAAACATCAGGCCACAAACACACTAATTCGTAAATTTTCGGTTTTGAGAAACCGAAAACACCCTCCTCCAACTCTCTACTTTGCACCGGGCGGGCAATGTTCCTTTAAAAACTTAGTGAAAAGCGTATTCAAGTGGCGAGAAGTACCCTCACCTTCGTAAATCCCGTGCGAACGGTTAGGATAGGCCATAAATTGAAACTGTTTGTTGTACTTTATCAACTCATTGACCAATTTTTCGGCATTCTGATAATGCACGTTGTCATCGCCCGTACCGTGAATATACAAAAGGTTTTGGGTAGCGCGTAGGTTCTTCGCATGGCTGAGGGGTGACCCGCTAACGAAATCCTCCCGATTTTCCTGCGGAATACCCATGTACCGTTCCTGATAAATGTTATCATAACTCAATTGATCAGCCACTGCTGCTACGGCAATGCCCGTTTTGAACAAATCAGGATATTGAAACAATAGGTTGAGGGTAGAAGAACCTCCTCCACTCCAACCATGCACCGCTACGCGGCTGGTATCGATGAATGAATTTTGCGCAAATAAGGTTTTAGCACCCATCGCCAAATCACGAATGTTGACAATGCCAATTTTACGATAAATGGCTTTACGCCAAGCTCTTCCCTTCGGAGAAGGCGTACCACGGTTGTCGACGGAAGCATAAATGTAGCCATCTTTTGCCATGTCGCCGATGTAAAGGCCATTGCGGCCTGTGCCCCACCGATCCATGACGGTTGAGCTGGCGGGTTCTCCGTAAACCGAGAATACAATCGGGTATTTTTTTGTCGGGTCAAAATTGTCAGGCTTCACCATCCAACCGTCTAGCTCCGTGCCATCCTCCGTTTTTACCCGAAAAAATTCAACTTTTTTCTTAGACGACGATTGCGCGGCCAATTTTGCCGTAATATCATCACTTTCTTTCAAGGCTTTGTGATCGGGAAGACGTAACCATTCGTTCATGGGAGCCGTATTAGCATTGGAGAAAGAATGAGACGCCCAAGCG encodes:
- a CDS encoding serine O-acetyltransferase, yielding MSFGIFQDWKSNKGNTKGRFIMLLFRINRLRKLNKILNVILLPYGVIYKIVVEWILGVEMGGGVKIGYNLRLLHGQGLVINEKTVIGNNCTLRQNTTIGNNGKQDDCPIIFNNVDIGSNVCIIGGVVIGNNVRIGAGTIIVKNIPDNCSVVGNPSRIIKKM
- a CDS encoding NAD-dependent epimerase/dehydratase family protein; protein product: MKVLVTGSAGFIGYHTVEKLLSEGFCVVGLDNINDYYSPQLKYARLKESGIDQEMVKWFQPLESKKNSSYRFVRMNLEDKQQLFSLFQTEKFDYVINLAAQAGVRYSIENPDVYVQSNIIGFHYILEACRNYSVKHLIHASSSSVYGANAKIPFVEEDSVNSPVSLYAATKKSNELMAYAYSHLYNIPITCLRFFTVYGSWGRPDMAPMLFAKSILEKKTIKVFNHGDMQRDFTNVKDIVDGVVKTLTTEFKEQPMYRVLNIGNGSPVSLLEFINELELAFGETALKTYLPMQPGDVPRTWASQEKLERITNYKPTVRLEEGVKEFSSWFKKYFKPV
- the gmd gene encoding GDP-mannose 4,6-dehydratase yields the protein MTNKVALITGVTGQDGAYLSELLLSKGYTVHGIKRRSSMFNTDRIDHLYEDPHVENPRFILHYGDLTDSMNLTRIIQEVQPDEIYNLAAMSHVKVSFDEPEYTANADGIGTLRILEAVRLLGLAQKTRIYQASTSELYGLVQAVPQSESTPFYPRSPYAVAKLYAYWITVNYREAYGMFATNGILFNHESPLRGETFVTRKITRAAAKIVLGLQDALYMGNIDAQRDWGHAKDYVEAMYLILQQETPEDFVIATGVTTRVREFIRKTFAFLGVEVAFTGTEANEVGTIASIDTLRLQELGIPIGDHLKEGTVILKIDPRYYRPTEVELLIGDPTKSMEKLGWKPKHTLDMLIEDMATADLRLFQKDQLLLKEGFGVLNYYE
- a CDS encoding GumC family protein — encoded protein: MTNNESKFWEEPEEEFNLKLVIGKYLRYWYWFVLSVVLAVLGAFFYLRYATPIYSSSAVLLIKDEKKGGVGGMEALKDLELFSGNKLVENEVEVLKSRALLERVVTDLNLMVSYFEKGDIRPTVEIFGTSPIWVQAGELTEAAYKDPLWIKVINRNQFELQDEGGTAKGQYTFSQNVKSEFGKFRVYLVDSLYRKDNDLIQIRFAHKESLIQHYQELLQVELLNQKSTVLKLTIEDPLPNKGRAILAKLLDAYTYSALTDKNREATNTMTFIDDRLRLITGELGDVEKDVEVYKSSQGITDLSAEANLFLEKVKENDGKLNEVDIQLKILEGVDAYLKSSQLGIAPATLMVTDPVLTGLLSKLNELDNQREKYARTTQASNPLLETVTTQIANTKAAIRENIMNQKQGLIITRNSLQNLNTRFESSIRTIPRKEREFVNIKRQQGIKESLYLLLLEKREETAISYASTVTDSRIVDEPYSTPSPVKPKGNIVYLIALLAGLGIPFAFINVRSMLNDKIESRIEIEDKVKGIPILGEVAQKPKNVEGPLLDTNSRNIIIEQFRTLRTNLSYLLKTEKATKKILITSTISGEGKSFVALNLASSLAKAGHKVVLVNADIRKPKLHEYLAMNNEVGLVNYLIGKKKVEDVSFETKIENLSFIPSGPIPPNPAELIGSSKMADLMLELGSRYEYIFIDCSPNGLVTDALLIAPLVDATLYIIRHEKTPKFALGPLAILYREQKMPSMAIIYNGVKGSGGYGYGYGYGYGYGYGYGQGYYGDTPKPLWKRVLNKA
- a CDS encoding polysaccharide biosynthesis/export family protein, which codes for MRKFFKILGGWSICLGIISSTFFTSCVTVDTRKITYFQSADTLPYQVLPPITPQVTRIQPDDILAVTVSSLSEESNVVFNFPNINALSTTVFPAAAGGGAMTGRQPLGYLVDSTGAIEMPLVGKVKVLGLNLAQAGDSIKLRLLNYLKEPTVNVRYLNHKFTVIGEVNRPAVINLLDDHTSLPEALGMVGDLTIYGLRKNVMLIRTEKDKREVVRIDLTSRDFFNSPYYYLRNNDVIYVDVSKGKVTFTDQRVQQLQLIPIFTGIATTIVVILNLLK
- the ahcY gene encoding adenosylhomocysteinase, which encodes MSTATGTYVPYKVKDITLADWGRKEIRLAEAEMPGLMALRVEYGESKPLKGARIAGCLHMTIQTAVLIETLTALGAEVTWSSCNIFSTQDHAAAAIAAAGISVYAWKGMTAEEFDWCIEQTLFFGEERHPLTMILDDGGDLTNMVFDNYPELIAGIGGLSEETTTGVHRLYERMKNGTLYLPAINVNDSVTKSKFDNKYGCKESLVDAIRRATDLMLAGKVAVVAGYGDVGKGSAESLRGAGCRVLVTEIDPICALQAAMDGFEVVTMDEAAPRANIFVTATGNINIIKPRHFKTMRDKAVVCNIGHFDNEIDMAWLNANYGQTKIQIKPQVDLYEIDGKEIIVLAEGRLVNLGCAMGHPSFVMSNSFCNQTLAQIELYTNPGKYDKQVYILPKHLDEKVAKLHLGHIGAHLETLDEEQASYIGVTVEGPFKSDLYRY
- a CDS encoding asparagine synthetase B, translated to MKTLYLFFLLLATAIKSLANSVLIPMDDKQSNHLKAYGVAYWVLKEDLEVDWLLNYRGGSFLIKYSSAVEKECRLRGVSYEVISDATVNSMMSQITSPDVNMDAVKLQKAAKIVVYSPIKVGRASFEDTDAVLLVLKYAEIPFEIVYDEEIMKGDLAKYDWLHLHHEDFTGQFGRNRRRMSLEDLQAQENIAKKFGYKKVSQLKLDVARTIKGFCAGGGYLFAMCSGAESLDVALAAEGVDIVPSIFDGDGIDANAQSKLDFSKTLAFEDFKLELGDDEYRGGMSFSSINSSSGQGWNDESNSFFSLFDFSAKWDVIPAMLVQNHETLIREFMGQTTAFNKKTVKSSVLVMGQSKASDRYIYGELGRGQFTFYGGHDPEGQRGFHRMPTDLNLHPHSPGYRLILNNVLFPSAKKKKRKT